A genomic window from Aestuariirhabdus litorea includes:
- the murG gene encoding undecaprenyldiphospho-muramoylpentapeptide beta-N-acetylglucosaminyltransferase — protein MLDRSPRILIAAGGTGGHIFPAMAVANELMQRGVDVRWLGTPGSMEARLVPQQGLEIDLVQMKGVRGKGVLQLLKAPFMVARALWQALALLRRFQPDCVLGMGGYVTAPAGMAAKLLGIPLVIHEQNAVAGMSNRLLSKISSRTLEAFEGTFTGLNNRICTGNPVRQDIASLEHLPLEESLRVLVVGGSLGALAINQVMPEALKLVEPGCKIKVWHQTGQRDCERSMASYRDNHLEARVEPFIEDMAAAYSWADLVICRAGALTIAELACAQLPSILVPFPFAVDDHQTANARHLSDRGAAVLLPQNEMTKERVAALLTDFASHREQLKRMAAAASTAARVDATRIVTHQCLEVAHA, from the coding sequence ATGCTTGATCGGTCGCCTCGTATCCTGATTGCAGCCGGTGGGACCGGAGGGCATATCTTCCCTGCGATGGCGGTGGCCAACGAGTTGATGCAGCGGGGAGTTGACGTCCGCTGGCTGGGTACCCCGGGAAGCATGGAGGCCCGCCTGGTACCCCAGCAGGGGCTGGAGATCGACCTCGTGCAGATGAAAGGGGTGCGCGGTAAGGGGGTTTTGCAGTTGCTCAAGGCCCCTTTCATGGTTGCACGCGCACTGTGGCAAGCGCTCGCCCTACTGCGTCGTTTCCAGCCCGATTGCGTGTTGGGGATGGGGGGATATGTTACGGCACCGGCGGGTATGGCCGCCAAACTGCTTGGCATACCGCTGGTGATTCATGAGCAGAATGCGGTGGCAGGAATGAGCAACAGGCTGTTATCGAAGATCTCAAGCCGCACTCTCGAAGCCTTTGAAGGAACCTTTACCGGGCTCAATAACCGCATCTGTACCGGTAATCCGGTGCGCCAGGATATCGCTTCGCTCGAGCACCTGCCGCTGGAGGAATCACTTAGGGTGCTGGTGGTGGGGGGCAGCCTGGGGGCGCTGGCGATTAATCAGGTGATGCCCGAAGCCCTGAAGCTGGTTGAGCCCGGTTGCAAGATTAAGGTCTGGCACCAGACCGGGCAGAGGGACTGCGAGCGGTCCATGGCGAGCTACCGTGATAACCATCTTGAGGCGCGGGTAGAGCCCTTTATTGAGGATATGGCGGCCGCCTACAGCTGGGCGGATCTGGTGATCTGTCGCGCTGGCGCCTTGACCATTGCAGAGCTGGCCTGTGCGCAACTGCCCTCGATTCTGGTCCCCTTTCCCTTCGCCGTCGACGATCACCAGACAGCCAATGCACGACACCTATCCGACCGTGGGGCGGCCGTTTTGCTACCCCAGAACGAAATGACCAAAGAGAGAGTGGCCGCCTTGTTAACTGATTTCGCATCCCACCGGGAGCAGCTCAAAAGAATGGCGGCAGCGGCGAGCACTGCTGCCCGTGTCGACGCAACCCGTATCGTTACTCACCAGTGCCTGGAGGTTGCGCATGCCTAA
- a CDS encoding D-alanine--D-alanine ligase — translation MTTLPIDPALLGRVAVLYGGQSAEREVSLKSGRAVYNALLEEGVDVELIDCGPDVLEQLGDRFDRVFIALHGRGGEDGTLQGVLDWANIPYTGSGVMASALAMDKYRSKLIWGALGLPTPPSQLIQGSDRATLEIGLPCILKPVHEGSSIGMTKVEDASDFDRAVAEAARYDNELLAEEWITGNEYTVAVLDGRALPPIKLETDNSFYDYEAKYISNETRYLCPCGLSGEKLDALGELAVQAFTSLGCSGWGRVDVMQDREGNFYLLEVNTAPGMTDHSLVPMAAKAEGMSFGKLVMAILATTL, via the coding sequence ATGACCACTCTGCCTATAGATCCAGCCCTCCTGGGAAGGGTCGCCGTACTCTACGGCGGGCAGTCGGCTGAGCGTGAAGTGTCCCTGAAAAGTGGTCGGGCGGTTTATAACGCCCTGCTGGAAGAGGGTGTGGACGTTGAGCTTATAGATTGCGGCCCCGATGTGCTGGAGCAGCTGGGCGATCGCTTTGATCGCGTGTTTATCGCCCTGCACGGGCGTGGTGGCGAAGATGGCACCCTGCAGGGTGTGCTGGACTGGGCAAACATTCCCTACACCGGCAGCGGCGTGATGGCTTCCGCACTGGCGATGGACAAGTACCGCAGCAAACTGATCTGGGGTGCATTGGGCCTGCCAACACCCCCTTCCCAGCTGATTCAGGGCAGTGACAGGGCCACCCTTGAGATCGGGCTACCCTGCATTCTCAAGCCGGTACACGAAGGCTCCAGTATTGGTATGACCAAGGTCGAGGACGCCAGTGATTTTGACCGTGCGGTGGCCGAGGCAGCGCGCTATGACAACGAGCTGCTGGCGGAAGAGTGGATCACCGGCAACGAATACACGGTGGCGGTTCTGGATGGACGGGCTTTACCCCCCATTAAACTGGAAACCGATAACAGCTTTTACGATTACGAGGCGAAATACATCTCCAACGAAACCCGCTACCTGTGCCCCTGTGGTCTTTCCGGTGAAAAGCTGGATGCCCTCGGAGAGCTGGCGGTGCAGGCATTCACCTCATTGGGCTGTTCCGGTTGGGGGCGCGTGGATGTGATGCAGGATCGTGAAGGGAATTTCTATCTGCTGGAGGTCAACACCGCACCGGGAATGACCGATCACAGTCTGGTACCCATGGCCGCCAAGGCCGAGGGGATGAGCTTTGGAAAACTGGTGATGGCCATACTGGCCACCACCCTATAG
- the murC gene encoding UDP-N-acetylmuramate--L-alanine ligase, producing the protein MPNSLNKAVPVFAVPEMRRIRQIHFVGIGGVGMCGIAEVLLNQGYQISGSDIRQSAVTERLASLGMNILIGHDEGNIAGADVVVTSSAVASENPEVLAAQASRIPVVPRAAMLAELMRYRHGIAVAGTHGKTTTTSLIASVLAQGGLDPTFVIGGRLNSAGTNAQLGGSRYLVAEADESDASFLHLQPMVAVVTNIEADHMSTYDGDFSKLKHTFIEFLHNLPFYGLAVLCVDDPVIREILSDIKRPVITYGIDEDADIRASEISQQGLTTSFRVTVRSSGESFEVKLQMPGQHNVLNALATIAVALDEGISVVDVCTGLANFAGVGRRFQVLGHFGSQRGEIMLVDDYGHHPSEVAATIRAIRSGWPDKRLVMVYQPHRFTRTRDLYDDFVEVLSEVDVLLLMDIYPAGEEPIAGADGRSLCRSIRQRGKVDPIFVQRGASVEEVLKNVVEGDDLLLTQGAGDIGGLAVELSSSKLSWLDEN; encoded by the coding sequence ATGCCTAACTCACTGAATAAAGCGGTACCTGTTTTTGCGGTTCCCGAGATGCGTCGTATTCGCCAGATCCATTTTGTAGGGATCGGTGGTGTGGGGATGTGTGGTATCGCGGAAGTGCTGCTTAACCAGGGCTACCAGATTTCGGGCTCTGATATCCGTCAGTCTGCGGTTACCGAGCGCCTCGCCTCGCTGGGCATGAATATTTTGATTGGTCACGATGAAGGCAATATTGCCGGTGCCGATGTGGTGGTTACCTCCAGCGCGGTTGCCAGCGAAAACCCCGAAGTGTTGGCGGCTCAGGCGTCACGTATTCCGGTTGTACCCCGTGCGGCCATGCTCGCCGAACTGATGCGCTATCGCCATGGTATTGCGGTGGCCGGTACCCACGGCAAGACCACCACCACCAGCCTGATTGCTTCTGTACTGGCCCAGGGTGGTCTGGATCCGACCTTCGTCATTGGTGGTCGCCTCAACTCTGCCGGTACCAATGCCCAGCTGGGTGGCAGCCGTTACCTGGTGGCCGAGGCCGATGAAAGCGATGCCTCCTTCCTGCACCTGCAACCGATGGTGGCGGTAGTGACCAATATCGAGGCGGACCATATGTCCACCTACGACGGTGACTTCAGCAAACTCAAGCACACCTTTATTGAGTTTCTGCATAACCTGCCTTTTTATGGCCTGGCCGTGCTCTGTGTAGATGATCCGGTTATTCGTGAAATTCTTAGCGATATAAAGCGACCGGTTATCACCTATGGCATTGATGAGGATGCCGATATTCGCGCTAGCGAAATCTCCCAGCAGGGCTTAACCACCTCCTTCCGTGTGACGGTTCGTTCCAGCGGTGAGTCCTTCGAAGTCAAGTTGCAGATGCCGGGTCAACACAATGTTTTGAATGCCCTGGCGACCATCGCTGTGGCGCTTGATGAAGGGATCTCGGTGGTGGATGTCTGCACCGGCCTGGCCAATTTCGCCGGTGTGGGCCGACGCTTCCAGGTTCTTGGCCACTTCGGCAGTCAGCGGGGCGAGATTATGCTGGTGGATGACTATGGCCATCACCCCAGTGAGGTTGCAGCCACCATCCGCGCCATCCGCAGCGGCTGGCCGGATAAGCGCCTGGTAATGGTGTACCAGCCCCACCGTTTTACCCGTACCCGTGACCTGTATGACGATTTTGTCGAGGTGCTGTCGGAGGTGGATGTGCTGCTGTTAATGGATATCTACCCCGCCGGTGAGGAGCCGATAGCCGGTGCCGATGGCCGCAGCCTGTGCCGCAGTATTCGCCAGCGCGGTAAGGTGGATCCGATCTTTGTACAGCGTGGCGCATCCGTGGAAGAGGTGCTGAAGAATGTGGTTGAGGGCGACGACCTGCTGTTGACGCAGGGAGCTGGTGATATCGGTGGCTTGGCCGTTGAACTTTCATCCAGCAAGCTGAGCTGGCTGGATGAAAACTAG
- the ftsW gene encoding putative lipid II flippase FtsW, with protein sequence MADMAATTLIKPAIQSASFDRLLLLVTLMLVLLGTVMITSASMEVAYGRLGNPFYYASRQVLYAMIGLIAMACTLMVPVTVWERMGMLHLLVTFVLLCLVLVVGREINGSVRWINLGVVNLQASEVAKFALVLYLAGYLVRRREEVRSQWRGFLKPMLVIALAVLLLLMEPDFGAVVVLLSAAMGMMFLAGVRLHQFLMLILGCGGAMAVLAVSQSYRLKRLTTYIDPWQHQFDSGYQLTQSLIAFGRGEWMGAGLGNSIQKIFYLPEAHTDFVFAVAAEELGVVGATLITLLLVTLCVRALLIGYRAEKQGLYFGGYAAYGIGLLFGMQTLINIGVNTGLLPTKGLTLPMLSYGGSSLLVSCVAIGLLFRIDYERRQRQQAEGGQHA encoded by the coding sequence ATGGCTGATATGGCAGCAACCACCCTGATCAAGCCGGCAATCCAGTCAGCGTCTTTCGATCGACTGCTGCTGCTGGTGACCCTGATGCTGGTGCTGCTGGGTACGGTGATGATCACCTCGGCCTCCATGGAGGTGGCCTATGGCCGCCTGGGTAACCCTTTCTACTATGCAAGCCGTCAGGTGCTGTACGCGATGATCGGTTTAATCGCGATGGCCTGCACGTTGATGGTGCCGGTGACTGTCTGGGAGCGCATGGGGATGTTGCACCTGCTGGTCACCTTTGTTCTGCTCTGCCTGGTGCTGGTGGTGGGCCGGGAGATCAACGGCAGCGTTCGCTGGATCAACCTTGGTGTGGTCAACCTGCAGGCCTCAGAAGTGGCCAAGTTTGCGCTGGTGCTCTACCTGGCAGGCTATCTGGTGCGCCGTCGTGAAGAGGTGCGTAGCCAATGGCGCGGCTTCCTTAAGCCCATGCTGGTGATCGCCCTGGCCGTATTGCTGCTATTGATGGAGCCCGACTTCGGTGCTGTGGTGGTCCTACTGAGCGCAGCAATGGGCATGATGTTCCTGGCCGGCGTTCGCTTACACCAGTTCCTGATGCTGATTCTCGGCTGTGGTGGGGCCATGGCGGTATTGGCGGTTTCCCAGAGCTATCGTCTCAAACGCCTGACCACTTATATCGACCCCTGGCAGCATCAGTTCGACAGCGGCTACCAGTTGACCCAGTCCCTGATCGCATTCGGTCGTGGTGAGTGGATGGGGGCCGGGCTGGGCAACAGTATCCAGAAAATTTTCTACCTGCCCGAGGCCCACACCGATTTTGTGTTTGCGGTGGCCGCCGAAGAGCTGGGGGTGGTGGGCGCGACCCTGATTACCCTGCTGCTGGTCACCCTCTGTGTGCGTGCCTTGCTGATCGGTTATCGTGCGGAGAAGCAGGGTCTCTACTTCGGCGGTTACGCCGCTTATGGCATTGGTTTGCTGTTTGGCATGCAGACACTCATCAATATCGGGGTGAATACCGGATTGCTGCCCACCAAGGGGCTGACCCTGCCAATGCTTAGCTATGGCGGCAGTAGCCTGCTGGTCAGCTGTGTCGCTATTGGACTGCTGTTTCGTATCGATTACGAGCGTCGCCAGCGCCAACAGGCTGAAGGGGGGCAACATGCTTGA
- the murD gene encoding UDP-N-acetylmuramoyl-L-alanine--D-glutamate ligase has protein sequence MIVGLGKTGIACARYFSDMGLGFRVADSRPTPPQLDAFREQFPEVSVSAGPFQPGQFDDATLLVVSPGVSLREPALASAIERGVEVVGDIELFCRAVTKPLVAITGSNAKSTVTTLVGEMLQACGLKVAVGGNIGTPVLDLLHSDADIFVLELSSFQLETTDKVGAEVATVLNVSEDHMDRYEGLADYHRAKHRIFRGCRSAVINRDDPLSSPLVGSAVRIGSFGLGSPDLGQFGIREENGQQWLAQGSNLLLPVTELKIFGRHNQANALAALAIVNNLHLPLEPALDVLREFSGLPHRCQWVAESAGVLFINDSKATNVGAAVAAIEGIGQTLKGRIVLIAGGDGKGADFSGLLPSVQNYVKASLLIGRDAPAVEASLRGQVTERCEDLRHAVVRAWEIAEAGDAVLLAPACASFDMFSGFEDRGDQFVRWVQEVAHG, from the coding sequence GTGATTGTCGGTTTGGGAAAAACCGGGATCGCCTGTGCCCGTTATTTTTCGGATATGGGGCTCGGGTTTAGGGTCGCTGATAGCAGGCCGACACCACCGCAGCTGGATGCGTTCCGCGAACAGTTCCCTGAGGTCAGCGTGAGCGCCGGGCCCTTCCAGCCGGGGCAGTTCGACGACGCCACCCTGCTGGTGGTCAGCCCCGGGGTTTCGCTCCGGGAGCCCGCCCTGGCGAGTGCGATCGAGCGAGGGGTAGAGGTGGTTGGCGATATTGAGCTGTTCTGTCGCGCCGTGACCAAACCGCTGGTGGCCATTACCGGCTCCAATGCCAAGAGCACTGTCACCACGCTGGTGGGTGAGATGTTGCAGGCCTGCGGGCTAAAGGTGGCCGTAGGCGGCAACATAGGCACCCCTGTTCTGGACCTGCTGCACAGCGATGCCGATATTTTTGTGCTTGAACTCTCCAGCTTTCAGTTGGAGACCACCGATAAGGTCGGGGCCGAAGTGGCGACAGTGCTGAATGTCAGCGAAGACCATATGGATCGTTATGAGGGGCTGGCCGATTACCATCGCGCCAAGCATCGTATTTTCCGCGGTTGCCGCAGTGCCGTCATCAACCGGGATGATCCGCTGAGTAGCCCGCTGGTGGGTTCGGCGGTGAGGATCGGCAGCTTTGGCCTCGGCTCGCCCGATCTCGGGCAGTTCGGAATTCGGGAAGAGAATGGACAGCAGTGGTTGGCGCAAGGCTCGAACCTGCTGCTGCCGGTTACGGAGCTCAAGATTTTTGGGCGTCACAACCAGGCCAATGCCCTGGCGGCGCTGGCGATTGTCAACAACCTGCACCTTCCTCTGGAACCAGCGCTGGATGTGCTTCGTGAATTCAGTGGGTTGCCCCACCGCTGTCAGTGGGTGGCCGAAAGTGCGGGTGTGCTGTTCATTAACGACAGCAAGGCAACCAACGTCGGCGCTGCGGTAGCGGCCATCGAAGGCATTGGCCAAACGCTGAAGGGACGCATTGTGCTGATTGCCGGTGGTGATGGCAAAGGCGCTGATTTTTCCGGCCTCCTGCCGAGTGTTCAAAACTATGTAAAGGCCTCCCTTTTGATCGGTCGTGACGCGCCGGCCGTGGAAGCGTCGCTGCGTGGGCAGGTGACTGAACGTTGCGAAGATCTTCGCCATGCCGTGGTGCGTGCATGGGAAATTGCAGAAGCGGGTGATGCCGTGTTGTTGGCACCCGCTTGCGCCAGCTTTGATATGTTCAGCGGTTTTGAAGATCGCGGTGACCAGTTTGTGCGCTGGGTGCAGGAGGTGGCGCATGGCTGA
- the mraY gene encoding phospho-N-acetylmuramoyl-pentapeptide-transferase: MLVWISEYLAQYYSAFNVVQYLTLRAILGVLTALAICLWLGPLMINRLRHYQIGQAVRDDGPQTHLSKAGTPTMGGALILVALGLSTLMWANLSNHYVWIVLAVTFLFGAVGWVDDYRKVVEKNPRGLPARWKYLWQSVAGAGAAVVLYVTASGPAEVQLIVPFFKEIALDLGPLFIVLTYFVIVGSSNAVNLTDGLDGLAIMPTVMVGGALGIFAYASGNIGFAEYLHIPYIAGAGELMVFCAALAGAGLGFLWFNTYPAQVFMGDVGALALGAALGVVAVIVRQEIVLFIMGGVFVMETVSVILQVASFKLTGRRIFRMAPLHHHFELKGWPEPRVIVRFWIITLMLVLVGLATLKLR, translated from the coding sequence ATGCTGGTATGGATCAGCGAGTATCTGGCGCAATACTACAGTGCATTTAACGTGGTGCAGTACCTGACCCTGCGCGCGATTCTGGGGGTGCTGACCGCGTTAGCCATCTGTTTATGGCTTGGGCCCCTGATGATCAACCGCCTTCGCCATTACCAGATCGGGCAAGCGGTGCGTGACGACGGTCCCCAAACCCACTTGAGCAAAGCCGGTACCCCGACCATGGGGGGAGCCCTGATTCTGGTTGCCCTCGGTCTCAGTACCCTGATGTGGGCCAACCTCAGTAACCACTATGTGTGGATCGTGCTGGCGGTCACCTTTCTGTTTGGTGCCGTGGGCTGGGTGGATGATTACCGTAAGGTGGTGGAGAAAAACCCCCGCGGTTTGCCGGCGCGCTGGAAGTACCTGTGGCAGTCGGTTGCCGGTGCGGGCGCGGCCGTAGTGCTCTACGTTACCGCCAGTGGCCCTGCTGAAGTCCAGTTGATCGTTCCCTTCTTCAAGGAGATTGCCCTGGATCTTGGGCCACTCTTTATTGTGCTGACCTACTTCGTGATCGTGGGGTCGAGCAACGCCGTTAACCTGACCGATGGCCTGGATGGCCTCGCCATTATGCCCACGGTCATGGTTGGCGGGGCACTGGGAATCTTTGCCTACGCCAGCGGCAACATCGGCTTTGCCGAGTACCTGCACATTCCCTATATCGCCGGTGCCGGTGAACTGATGGTGTTCTGTGCGGCCCTGGCCGGTGCGGGACTGGGTTTTCTTTGGTTTAACACCTATCCGGCCCAGGTCTTTATGGGTGATGTGGGGGCGCTGGCGCTGGGGGCTGCCCTGGGGGTGGTCGCCGTGATCGTTCGCCAGGAAATTGTGCTGTTCATTATGGGCGGCGTGTTCGTGATGGAAACGGTATCGGTCATCCTGCAGGTAGCCTCCTTTAAATTGACCGGACGTCGCATCTTCCGCATGGCGCCCCTGCATCACCATTTCGAGCTCAAGGGCTGGCCGGAGCCACGGGTTATTGTGCGTTTCTGGATTATTACACTGATGCTGGTCCTGGTCGGACTGGCCACCCTGAAACTGCGGTAG